Proteins encoded in a region of the Dreissena polymorpha isolate Duluth1 chromosome 6, UMN_Dpol_1.0, whole genome shotgun sequence genome:
- the LOC127834900 gene encoding uncharacterized protein LOC127834900 has translation MEEQTKSGHGWSDRKRYQCLRCYHVTGEERVGPRYRIMDHFLRQHLSLDQVPFHCKLCLFRCYQFEDLQRHANNFPRHRVLLREKGVEDSESYLVKNPNPYTVGPRDVAPVAEDTLSRAVEITFPDGLDFLDNMIEAQPCTPGPYTPARLETPRPKASTPSLVRHAAPSPAILDSLPTIEECRQLKGNKSDASSSSSSSSSSKTSCEGCRQIMKEMEIMKGMLRGIQSQLETQGTTNQQLAMTMVNLAGAITSMRAQPVQMPHAVPVTQPTMQTEAPHRRVEEGIRERGRHQDHKENRRPQWHKENSNHYHRRDRSPLHRK, from the coding sequence ATGGAAGAGCAGACGAAGTCAGGCCACGGCTGGAGTGACAGGAAACGGTACCAGTGTCTGCGCTGCTACCATGTGACTGGTGAGGAGAGAGTTGGTCCCCGGTACCGGATCATGGACCATTTTCTACGCCAGCACCTTTCACTGGATCAGGTGCCTTTCCATTGCAAGCTGTGCCTGTTTCGCTGCTACCAGTTTGAGGATCTGCAGCGGCATGCCAACAATTTTCCTCGGCACAGGGTGTTGTTACGAGAGAAGGGGGTCGAGGATAGTGAAAGCTATCTAGTAAAGAACCCAAACCCATACACCGTGGGACCTAGGGATGTTGCTCCAGTGGCCGAAGACACGCTGTCACGGGCAGTGGAAATCACCTTCCCTGACGGATTGGACTTTCTGGACAACATGATAGAGGCACAGCCATGTACGCCAGGACCTTACACCCCTGCCAGGCTGGAAACACCAAGGCCAAAGGCGAGTACGCCATCTTTAGTACGCCACGCAGCACCATCTCCAGCAATCCTGGACAGCCTTCCAACTATCGAGGAGTGCAGACAGCTGAAGGGGAACAAATCAGATGCCTCCTCCTCATCGTCATCATCCTCTTCAAGCAAGACTTCATGCGAAGGCTGTCGTCAAATAATGAAGGAGATGGAAATCATGAAGGGCATGCTGCGAGGTATTCAGAGCCAGCTGGAGACACAGGGCACCACAAACCAGCAGTTGGCCATGACCATGGTCAATCTTGCGGGAGCCATCACATCTATGCGTGCACAGCCTGTCCAGATGCCTCATGCCGTTCCCGTGACACAGCCTACAATGCAGACAGAGGCCCCACATCGGAGAGTAGAAGAAGGAATCAGGGAGCGCGGTCGTCATCAGGACCATAAAGAAAACAGGCGGCCACAGTGGCACAAGGAGAACAGCAACCACTACCACCGCCGGGATCGCAGTCCATTGCACCGAAAatga